Within the Gemmatimonadota bacterium genome, the region GGCTCCTCGACGATCGGTGCTGGCACCGACACGCCTTCGATGTCCACTTCCTGATAGCGATACACACCAGTACCGGCCGGAATCAGGTGGCCGATGATGATGTTCTCCTTGAGGCCCATGAGGTCGTCCTTGGCGCCACGGATAGCTGCATCCGTCAGCACTCGGGTCGTCTCCTGGAATGAAGCGGCGGAGATGAACGACTGCGTAGTCAGCGACGCCTTGGTGATACCAAGAAGCAGAGGCTCCGACGTGGCCGGCTTCTTCCCCTTCTTCTCGGCGCGCGCGTTCGTCTCGCGGAACATCGTCCGGTCGACATGCTCGGCTTCCAGATATTCTGTCTCTCCGGAATCGAGCACACGCTCCTTCTGCAACATCTGGCGAACGATCACGCCGATGTGCTTGTCGCTGATCTTCACACCCTGCAGGCGATACACTTCCTGCACTTCGTTCAGCAGATATTCCTGCACCGCGCGCGGTCCCTTGATCCGCAGAATGTCGTGCGGATTGACCGGACCTTCCGACAGACGATCACCGGCGCGCACTCGGTCTCCCTCGTGCACGCGAAGGTGCTTGCCTGCCGCGACCTCGTACACCTGCGCCTCGACAGCGTCGTCCGTGACCGAAACGCCGTTCTCGACACGCATTGGCTGCACGAAGATCTCGCGCTTGCCGCGCTTGATGTCGCCGAAGCGAACCACGCCGTCGATCTCGGAGATCGTGGCAGGGTCCTTGGGCTTGCGCGCTTCGAACAATTCTGCGACACGCGGCAGACCGCCCGTGATGTCGCGAGTCTTGTACGCCTCGCGGCTGATCTTGGCGATGATCGTACCAGGCGTAACCTGGTCGCCGTCGTTGATGATCAACTGAGCGCCAACCGGGATCACGAAGTCGCGGACGCGCTGATCCTTGCCGCCCTTGACGTTCCAGATCTCGATGTGCGGGTGCAACTTCTTTTCACGATCCTCGATGACGACGCGCTGGCGCAGACCGGTAAGCTCATCGAGCTCCTCCGACACCGACTCCTCTTCGACGAGATCGACGAACTTCACGGCACCTTCGACGTCGGCGATGATTGGCGTGGTGTACGGGTCCCAGGTGAAGATCACCTGGTCCTTCTTCACCTCGTCGCCATCCTTCACCATCATCGTGGCACCGAGTGGCACCTGAAGGCGCGCGCCAACACCCGTCGAGCGATCGCCTGACGCGCGAATGGTGAGCTCACCTTCGTACGACGTGACGATCTTGCCGCCTTCGGTATTCGTAACCGTGACGAGGCGATCGCCGTACTCGACGACACCGGCCACCTTGCTCTTGCGTGCTGTCTGCTCGGCGATACGTGCAGCCGTTCCACCGATGTGGAACGTGCGCAGCGTGAGCTGCGTGCCCGGCTCGCCGATCGACTGCGCCGCGATGATGCCGACGGCCTCGCCCTTGTCCACCATACCCATGGTGGCGAGGTTGCGACCGTAACACATCTGACACAGACCACGTTTTGCTTCACACGTGAGCACCGAGCGAATCTTGACCGTCTCCAGTCCGGAATCCTCGATTGCACGCGCTGTCTCTTCACTGATGAGCTGACCCGCTTCGACGAGCAGCGTGGAGCGATTGCTCGCGTCGCGCTCCTGCGGATCGAACACGTCCTCGGCCGCGACAGTTCCGACGATGCGCTCCGACAGCGGCTCGATGACGTCCTCGCCTTCCTTGAGAGCGCCGACTTCGAGACCGTGCACGGTTCCGCAATCCTCTTCGGTGATCGTCACATCCTGTGCGACGTCCACCAGACGACGGGTGAGGTATCCAGCGTCCGCGGTCTTGAGTGCAGTGTCCGCCAGACCCTTGCGTGCGCCGTGTGTCGAGATGAAGTACTCCAGCACCGACAGTCCTTCACGGAAGTTGGACTTGATCGGGCTTTCGATGATCTCGCCTATTCCACCTGTCAGCTTCTTCTGCGGCTTGGCCATCAGTCCGCGCATACCGGCGAGCTGACGGATCTGGTCGCGCGAACCGCGCGAGCCGGAATCGAACATCATGAACACAGGGTTGAAGCCCTGATGCGACTCGCGCATCGCCTTCACCATCGCGTCCGCGACATCGTTGTTCGCGTGCGTCCAGGTGTCGATGACCTTGTTGTAGCGCTCGCCGTTCGTGATGTTACCAGTCTGATAAGCACGCTCGAACCGCTCGACGCGCTGCTCGGCTTCGCGCAGCAACGTCTCCTTCTCGGCTGGAATGTGCAGGTCTTCGATACCGATGGATACACCGCCGCGCGTTGCGTTGCGGAAACCGAACTCCTTCAGACGATCGAGCAGCTGCACCGTGGTGCTCAGCCCGGCCTGACGGTACGACTGGAAGACAAGCTCGCCAAGAGCCTTCTTCTTCATGTCCTTGTTCTGGAAGCCAAGCTCCGGCGGAACGATCGCGTTGAACATCGCGCGACCCGCAGTCGTGTACTCCCAGCGCGCGCCGTCCTTGTCGTCCACCCAGTAAAGGATGGGCGTGCTGTACTGCACGCGGGCACGTGACATCGCCATCTCGACTTCCGAGATGTTAGAGAATGTCTTCGCGGTATCGCGAATGTTCTCGAAATTCGGTGGTGCCTTGGTCGCGAAGTAGCAGCCGAGCACGATGTCCTGGCTGGGCTCTGCAACCGGGCGTCCGTCGGACGGCTTGAGAATGTTGTTGCTCGAAAGCATGAGCAGACGGCACTCGAGCTGCGCCTCGAACGAGAGCGGCACGTGTACTGCCATCTGATCGCCGTCGAAGTCCGCGTTGAACGCGGCGCACACGAGCGGGTGAATACGAATCGCCTTGCCTTCCACCAGCACCGGCTCGAAAGCCTGGATGCCGAGTCTGTGCAGCGTAGGCGCACGGTTCAGCATCACCGGATGGTCGCGGATTATCTCCTCGAGGATCTCGTACACCTCGGGTGATTCCTTCTCCACGATCTTCTTGGCGCGCTTAACCGTCTCGGCGATTCCCTTCTCGACGAGCTTGTGAATGATGAACGGCTTGAACAATTCAAGCGCCATCGCCTTCGGCAGACCGCACTGGTGAAGCTTGAGCTCCGGACCAACGACGATCACCGAACGGCCCGAGTAGTCCACGCGCTTGCCGAGCAGGTTCTGACGGAACCGGCCCTGCTTGCCCTTGAGCATGTCGGACAGTGACTTGAGAGGACGCTTGCCACGACCGCGGATCGCCTTGGAGCGACGACCGTTGTCGAACAGTGCATCCACCGCTTCCTGAAGCATACGCTTCTCGTTGCGCAGGATGACTTCCGGCGCACGGTGAGCGATGAGCTTGACGAGGCGGTTGTTGCGGTTGATGACGCGGCGATACAGATCGTTCAGATCCGAAGTCGCGAAGCGGCCACCATCGAGCGGAACGAGCGGGCGAAGATCCGGAGGAATTACCGGAACCACGTCCATGATCATCCACTCGGGCTTGTTGCGAGGCTCGCCAGTGTCACCGGAATTGCGGAACGCGTCGACGATCTTGAGACGCTTGAGAAGCTGCTTCTTGCGGTGCTGTGAATTCTCGTCGACGAGATCGTCGCGCAACGTCGTTGCGAGGCTGTCAACGTCGAGACGACGCAGAAGCTCACGGACGGCGGGTGCTCCGATGTCGGCGAGGAATGCAGCGTCGTTCTCCTCGCGCGCCTTCGTCTTGAGAGTTAGAAACTCTTCCTCGTCGAGCAGCTGATTCGGACGCACTTCCTGCTGGCCCGGATCGATGACGACGTAGTTCGAGTAGTAGATGACCTTTTCGAGATCGCGCAGCGTCAGATCGACGAGGTTTCCCATCGGCGACGGCAGCGTCTTGAAGAACCAGATGTGCGCGACGGGAACGGCGAGCTCGATGTGACCCATGCGCTCGCGACGAACGCGAGACAGGGTTACTTCGACGCCGCAACGGTCGCAGATCACGCCGCGATAGCGGATCCTCTTGTACTTGCCGCAATGGCATTCCCAGTCCTTTACCGGGCCAAAAATGCGCTCGCAGAACAGGCCGTCCTTCTCAGGCTTGAACGACCGGTAGTTGATCGTCTCAGGCTTGAGAACTTCGCCCCAGG harbors:
- the rpoC gene encoding DNA-directed RNA polymerase subunit beta', with the protein product MIDFRNSRETRASAFDYIQVRIASPEEIRGPKDPKERERLAMAGLRDWWSWGEVLKPETINYRSFKPEKDGLFCERIFGPVKDWECHCGKYKRIRYRGVICDRCGVEVTLSRVRRERMGHIELAVPVAHIWFFKTLPSPMGNLVDLTLRDLEKVIYYSNYVVIDPGQQEVRPNQLLDEEEFLTLKTKAREENDAAFLADIGAPAVRELLRRLDVDSLATTLRDDLVDENSQHRKKQLLKRLKIVDAFRNSGDTGEPRNKPEWMIMDVVPVIPPDLRPLVPLDGGRFATSDLNDLYRRVINRNNRLVKLIAHRAPEVILRNEKRMLQEAVDALFDNGRRSKAIRGRGKRPLKSLSDMLKGKQGRFRQNLLGKRVDYSGRSVIVVGPELKLHQCGLPKAMALELFKPFIIHKLVEKGIAETVKRAKKIVEKESPEVYEILEEIIRDHPVMLNRAPTLHRLGIQAFEPVLVEGKAIRIHPLVCAAFNADFDGDQMAVHVPLSFEAQLECRLLMLSSNNILKPSDGRPVAEPSQDIVLGCYFATKAPPNFENIRDTAKTFSNISEVEMAMSRARVQYSTPILYWVDDKDGARWEYTTAGRAMFNAIVPPELGFQNKDMKKKALGELVFQSYRQAGLSTTVQLLDRLKEFGFRNATRGGVSIGIEDLHIPAEKETLLREAEQRVERFERAYQTGNITNGERYNKVIDTWTHANNDVADAMVKAMRESHQGFNPVFMMFDSGSRGSRDQIRQLAGMRGLMAKPQKKLTGGIGEIIESPIKSNFREGLSVLEYFISTHGARKGLADTALKTADAGYLTRRLVDVAQDVTITEEDCGTVHGLEVGALKEGEDVIEPLSERIVGTVAAEDVFDPQERDASNRSTLLVEAGQLISEETARAIEDSGLETVKIRSVLTCEAKRGLCQMCYGRNLATMGMVDKGEAVGIIAAQSIGEPGTQLTLRTFHIGGTAARIAEQTARKSKVAGVVEYGDRLVTVTNTEGGKIVTSYEGELTIRASGDRSTGVGARLQVPLGATMMVKDGDEVKKDQVIFTWDPYTTPIIADVEGAVKFVDLVEEESVSEELDELTGLRQRVVIEDREKKLHPHIEIWNVKGGKDQRVRDFVIPVGAQLIINDGDQVTPGTIIAKISREAYKTRDITGGLPRVAELFEARKPKDPATISEIDGVVRFGDIKRGKREIFVQPMRVENGVSVTDDAVEAQVYEVAAGKHLRVHEGDRVRAGDRLSEGPVNPHDILRIKGPRAVQEYLLNEVQEVYRLQGVKISDKHIGVIVRQMLQKERVLDSGETEYLEAEHVDRTMFRETNARAEKKGKKPATSEPLLLGITKASLTTQSFISAASFQETTRVLTDAAIRGAKDDLMGLKENIIIGHLIPAGTGVYRYQEVDIEGVSVPAPIVEEPPEPTMEEILAAGDEDEDFRPGKAGAAAGAAASPPGIAKLLGELE